The genome window CACGGTTATCGTCGGGATCATGGTTCTCTTCTTCGCGATCCGGTACCGGTCGGACAAAAAGATCGACCGGAAGAACCCGATGTCCCACAACATCAAGCTGGAGATGACCTGGATCATCATCCCGACGATCTTGGGCTTGGGGATATTCGTTTGGAGCACGCTGAACTTCATCAAGGTCAGAACGATGCCGGAGGACGCAACCGAGATATATGTGATCGGCAAACAGTGGATGTGGCACATCCAGCACATGAACGGAATCCGCGAAATCGGCGAGCTGCACATTCCGATCGGCAAGCCGGTCAAGTTGACGATGATCTCACAAGACGTCATTCACTCGATGTACCTCCCGGCGTTTCGGACTCAGTTCCACGTCGTGCCAGGCATATACACAGAGCTGGCCTTTACTCCCACGAAGACAGGCCGGTACAGAATGCTCTGCGCGATGCACTGCGGCACTCAGCATTCAGAAATGGTCGGCTGGGTGTACGTGATGAGCGAGGTCGACTACAACCGGTGGCTAGAAACGGACGGCAACAGCCTCAAGCCGCAAGGCGAAACGATGCCAGAGGCCGGTGCTCGGATCTTCAAAGAGAAGGGATGTGGCAACTGTCATACAAACGTCGACACTGATCGTGCTCCGACGCTGCTCGCGCTGATGGGACGACAGCGGTCCTTCAACAACGCCGCTCCTCGCATCGCCGATCGGTCCTACGTTCGAGAGTCGATCACGGAACCGTGGGACATCATCACGCAGGGATACACCAACACGATGCCAGCGTATCGCGGCGAGCTGACCGAAGAGCAAATCCTCGATTTGGTTGCCTACATACAGTCGCTCGGAAGACCGGCTCCCGACGGCGAGCGAGAGAAATTCGAGCGCCCCGGCCCGCCTTCCGCAACTGGATCCAGTGCGCCCGACACGGTAACCGATATCGCGAACGCCCGAAAATCCGCCGGCGATGCTCAGAGTAGGCGCACGGAGGACCAGCGATGAGCGCTCAAGCAGATACGCACGAGCCTGCGCCGAAGAAGAACTACCTGACGGCGGATCACACGATCAAGTCGTGGCTGATGACGACTGATCACAAGAGAATCGCCGTTCTATACCTGATCTCGATCACGCTGTTCTTCTTCATCGGCAGCATCGCCGCCGCGCTCTTTCGCGTCGAGCTCACTTCAGCGCACGGCCTCTTGTTGAGCTCCGAGTCGTACAACAAGGCGTTCTCGGCTCACGGCGTGATCATGGTGTTCCTCTTCCTGGTCCCGTCGATCCCGGCGGTGATCGGCAACTTCGCCCTGCCGATCATGATCGGCGCCAGGGATCTGGCGTTCCCCAGGTTGAACCTGCTGAGCTGGTACCTGTACGTTCTTGCCGGCACGATGATCATCATCGCCCTCGCTATGGGCGGCTTCGACGCAGGTTGGACGTTCTATACGCCGTTGAGCTCGCTGTACTCCGACACGCAGATTACCCTTGCGCTCATGGCCGTGTTCGTCGCCGGTTTCTCGTCCATCTTCACGGGGCTCAACTTCATCGCGACCGTGCACAAGATGCGTGCGCCTGGAATGACGTGGATGAGGATGCCGCTGTTCGTCTGGAGCATGTATGCGACCAGCGTGGTGATCGTTCTGGGCACGCCGGTCGTCGCGATCACGCTGCTGCTCGTCGTCGTCGAACGAACGATGGGGTTCGGGATATTCTCGCCTGAGATCGGTGGCGACCCGGTGCTGTTCCAGCACATGTTCTGGTTCTATTCGCATCCCGCGGTCTACATCATGATCCTGCCGTCGATGGGCGTGGTCTCGGAGCTGATCGCCGCGTTCAGCAAGCGGCGGATATTCGGCTACACGTTCGTGGCTTACTCGTCGCTGGCGATCGCAGGGCTGGGGTTCTTGGTATGGGGCCATCACATGTTCGTCAGCGGGCAGTCGATCTACCTGGGCATCATCTTCTCCCTCATTTCATTTCTGGTAGCGGTCCCGTCGGCTATCAAAGTGTTCAACTGGTCGATCACGCTCTACAAAGGCCGCATCGAGCTGAAGACCCCGATGATCTATGCGCTGTCGTTCATCGGGCTGTTCGTCATCGGCGGGCTCACCGGGCTGTTCCTCGCGTCGCTTGACACCGACGTCCACCTGACCGGCACGTACTTCATCGTAGCGCACTTCCACTACGTCATGGTCGGGGGCG of Armatimonadota bacterium contains these proteins:
- a CDS encoding cbb3-type cytochrome c oxidase subunit I yields the protein MSAQADTHEPAPKKNYLTADHTIKSWLMTTDHKRIAVLYLISITLFFFIGSIAAALFRVELTSAHGLLLSSESYNKAFSAHGVIMVFLFLVPSIPAVIGNFALPIMIGARDLAFPRLNLLSWYLYVLAGTMIIIALAMGGFDAGWTFYTPLSSLYSDTQITLALMAVFVAGFSSIFTGLNFIATVHKMRAPGMTWMRMPLFVWSMYATSVVIVLGTPVVAITLLLVVVERTMGFGIFSPEIGGDPVLFQHMFWFYSHPAVYIMILPSMGVVSELIAAFSKRRIFGYTFVAYSSLAIAGLGFLVWGHHMFVSGQSIYLGIIFSLISFLVAVPSAIKVFNWSITLYKGRIELKTPMIYALSFIGLFVIGGLTGLFLASLDTDVHLTGTYFIVAHFHYVMVGGGVLGFLGAVHFWWPKMFGVMYNEFWGRLSAIVIFLGFNFTFFPQFILGYLGMPRRYHFYYFAPEWQVYHVMSTLGTTILAIGFLMPAFYLTASLLQKRNPGRNPWGAKGLEWEQADSPPITFNFEEPVVVTEPAYNYPEEHDEPATTEPMAPVGKAGDKG
- the coxB gene encoding cytochrome c oxidase subunit II, translating into MENFPMQPPQASEHAEAYDALFMAIAGLTILFTVIVGIMVLFFAIRYRSDKKIDRKNPMSHNIKLEMTWIIIPTILGLGIFVWSTLNFIKVRTMPEDATEIYVIGKQWMWHIQHMNGIREIGELHIPIGKPVKLTMISQDVIHSMYLPAFRTQFHVVPGIYTELAFTPTKTGRYRMLCAMHCGTQHSEMVGWVYVMSEVDYNRWLETDGNSLKPQGETMPEAGARIFKEKGCGNCHTNVDTDRAPTLLALMGRQRSFNNAAPRIADRSYVRESITEPWDIITQGYTNTMPAYRGELTEEQILDLVAYIQSLGRPAPDGEREKFERPGPPSATGSSAPDTVTDIANARKSAGDAQSRRTEDQR